The following DNA comes from Geminocystis sp. M7585_C2015_104.
GACAGGGATGGCGATTTTGATAAGCTTTACCTCTTCGGCACTCGTTCTTTCTCGATCTGGGATAGCAATGGCAATTTGGTATTTGATAGCGGTAGTCAGTTCGAGGAGATTATAGCCCGCCTCATAGCCCAGGGTCAATTGCCCTCCATTGCCTTTAACGCCAACAATGACGATAATAACTCCTTTGATACCCGTTCCGACAACAAGGGGCCTGAACCGGAGGGGGTTGTCCTTGGCACCATCAGGGACAGAACCTATGCCTTCATAGGACTAGAAAGAATTGGGGGCGTCATGGTTTATGATATCACTGACCCTCACCACCCCACTTTTGTTCAATACGTCAACAATCGCAATTTTGTGGATGCTCAGGGCAACATACTGCCAGTAAGACTTCCCGATGGCCGTTCCAACCCCGCAGTGGGGGATTTAGGCCCAGAGGGATTGGCCTTCATCAGCGCCCAGGACAGTCCCACTGGTACTCCTCTCCTTGTAGTCTCTAATGAAATAAGTGGTACCACCAGTATTTGGGAAGTTGAATTACCTAACTATACACTTCAAATACTGCATGCATCTGACCATGAAGCGGGAATACCAGCCCTTCAGGACATTATTGGCTTCTCCGCAGTGTTAAATGCCCTGGCTTCCAGATACCCCAATACCATAAAACTGGCCAGTGGGGATTTGTTCATACCGGGGCCATTTTTCAATGCTAGTCGGGACTTATATGGACAACCGGGTATTGCCGACGTCCTCGTCCATAACCGTCTAGGTTGGGATGTGGCGGTATTGGGCAACCATGAGTTTGATGCTGGAACGTCTGCCTTCTACACGTTGCTAGCCCCCAACAGAAATATCCGGGGTGTGGGCATAGATGCCAACAGGGGATACCCGGGGGCGGCCTTTCCTTACTTGGCCACCAATTTGGACTATTCCACAGACAGCTCGAGACTGAAAGAGCTGGTGGTACCGGCGGGAGGAGCTCCTAAACAGGCCAGTTTAACCCAGAGTGTGGTATTGGAAATCGGTGGTGAAAGAATAGGGGTAGTGGGAGCGGTGGTGCCCTATCTCCCACAAATTACCAACATTGGGGGCATTACCATGCTTACTAACCCCAATAGTCGCGATGTGGAAGAAAATGCCCGGTTGATTGCTAATAGTGTCCAGCCCTTTGTGGATCAGTTGGTATCCCAGGGAATAAATAAAATCATCCTCATGACCCACCTCCAGCAGTTTGAGGTGGAACAGGCTTTAGCAAGAAAACTGCGAAATGTAGATATTGTTATCGGCGGGGGCTCACACCGGGTCATGGCCAACCCCGATGACGCACTGCGCCAAGATGAAACACAACGCCCCCCCAGTTACTACAGCCCTATCCTCAAAAGTTGAAGGATGCCGATGGCAAGGATATTTATTTGGTCAACACCGGTGCCAACTACCGCTACGTGGGACAACTGGTGGTGGACTTTGACGCCCGGGGCAATGTGGTCAATGTGAGGGATGAAAGTGGGCCATACCCCACAGATCTTGCTGGTGTAAATCGGTTGTATCCGGAAAATATTACCACTTTTGAACAGGTCAAGGCAAAAGCAGACCCCCAACTGGTTCAAATCGTGGACAATGTGGGTAATTTTATCAATTCTCTCGACGCTAAAGTATACGGAAATACAGCAGTATTTTTAAATGGTTTAAGGGAGAGTGTGCGTCGGGAGGAAACGAATCTGGGCAACCTCACTGCTGATGCTAATCTCTGGTATGCCAGAAGGTTTGGCGTGACAGTAGACATTTCTGTGAAAAACGGGGGGGGGATCCGTGATGCCATAGGACTGTCTTACATCGATGGTGGTACTAACCAGTTGGTTCAATTGCCACCTCCGGCCAACCCCGCTACTGG
Coding sequences within:
- a CDS encoding choice-of-anchor I family protein, with protein sequence MAAVGYNAVEKVEGLAYLGDGKIAVINDNDFGVANITLKGDGTFTPDPNPEPVLLGIIQVQPTALDVSDRDNRINIANWPVLGMFQPDAIATYRAGDGKIYLVTANEGDAREWPGFGEEVRVASLRLDGNAFPNASQLQRNDQLGRLTVTTTLGDTDRDGDFDKLYLFGTRSFSIWDSNGNLVFDSGSQFEEIIARLIAQGQLPSIAFNANNDDNNSFDTRSDNKGPEPEGVVLGTIRDRTYAFIGLERIGGVMVYDITDPHHPTFVQYVNNRNFVDAQGNILPVRLPDGRSNPAVGDLGPEGLAFISAQDSPTGTPLLVVSNEISGTTSIWEVELPNYTLQILHASDHEAGIPALQDIIGFSAVLNALASRYPNTIKLASGDLFIPGPFFNASRDLYGQPGIADVLVHNRLGWDVAVLGNHEFDAGTSAFYTLLAPNRNIRGVGIDANRGYPGAAFPYLATNLDYSTDSSRLKELVVPAGGAPKQASLTQSVVLEIGGERIGVVGAVVPYLPQITNIGGITMLTNPNSRDVEENARLIANSVQPFVDQLVSQGINKIILMTHLQQFEVEQALARKLRNVDIVIGGGSHRVMANPDDALRQDETQRPPSYYSPILKS